The following coding sequences lie in one Thalassoglobus polymorphus genomic window:
- the hemG gene encoding protoporphyrinogen oxidase encodes MPFTAEKKCRIVVVGGGITGLAAAHRIVELAGESIEQMDITLLDASDRLGGSFGTEQIGDYTIETGADSFITNKPWAIDLTKRLGMQDRLISPNPEFQRSLILHRGKTVVTPVGFNLLAPSQIWPMIKTPLLSPLGKARVAMEYFIPRKTDDRDESLADFVRRRFGRELLDKIVQPMVGGIYTSDPEKLSLKSTLSRFIELERKHGSLIRGLRKSKSKEKVSQQASGARYGLFATPVEGMSELLQQLQKKIEHQVALRSGASVESIDHQGPCWTLRLKNGEQIEADGLILALPTYRSSELLTDVSPKLSDALGQIEYASSAILVSGHREEDVDHDLNAFGLVIPHREKRRILAVSFLSRKFPGRAPAGKVILRTFIGGAMQPEEIEHSDDDVIESALSEIREILGVRGEPDFLRLVRYNRAMPQYTVGHLDRVAEIRKWGAAFPNLGLSGNGFDGVGIPDCVHSGEQAAEAVWRAVVTPQEKSDSNPE; translated from the coding sequence ATGCCATTCACTGCTGAGAAGAAATGTCGAATTGTCGTCGTCGGCGGTGGGATCACTGGGTTGGCTGCGGCGCATCGCATCGTTGAACTCGCTGGCGAGTCTATTGAACAGATGGATATCACTCTGTTGGATGCGTCCGATCGGCTTGGTGGAAGCTTCGGAACCGAGCAGATCGGCGATTACACCATCGAGACTGGCGCCGATTCCTTTATCACCAACAAGCCCTGGGCGATCGATCTCACAAAACGATTGGGGATGCAGGACCGATTGATCTCTCCAAATCCCGAGTTTCAGAGGTCACTCATTCTTCATCGCGGAAAGACGGTCGTCACGCCGGTCGGCTTCAATTTACTTGCACCGAGCCAGATCTGGCCGATGATAAAAACACCGCTGCTCTCTCCGTTGGGGAAAGCACGCGTGGCCATGGAGTATTTTATTCCACGAAAAACAGATGATCGAGACGAGTCGTTGGCGGATTTTGTTCGCCGGCGATTCGGTCGCGAATTGCTGGATAAAATTGTTCAACCGATGGTCGGTGGGATTTACACTTCTGATCCTGAAAAGTTGAGCCTGAAATCGACGCTCTCCAGGTTTATCGAACTCGAGAGGAAGCATGGAAGCCTGATTCGCGGTCTTCGCAAGTCGAAGAGCAAGGAGAAAGTGTCTCAGCAGGCAAGTGGGGCTCGATATGGACTTTTTGCCACTCCAGTAGAGGGCATGAGCGAATTGCTGCAACAGCTTCAGAAAAAAATTGAACATCAAGTGGCTCTCCGGTCTGGTGCGTCTGTCGAATCAATTGATCATCAGGGGCCGTGCTGGACATTACGTTTGAAGAATGGTGAACAAATCGAGGCTGACGGATTGATCCTCGCACTGCCGACTTACCGGAGTTCTGAACTTCTCACTGATGTGAGCCCCAAATTAAGTGACGCACTTGGGCAAATCGAGTACGCCAGCAGTGCGATTCTTGTCAGTGGGCACCGGGAAGAGGATGTTGACCACGATCTGAATGCGTTTGGACTTGTGATTCCTCATCGTGAAAAGCGGCGAATCCTGGCAGTCTCGTTTCTGAGTCGTAAATTCCCTGGTCGAGCACCTGCAGGGAAGGTGATACTCCGAACATTTATCGGCGGAGCGATGCAGCCTGAAGAGATCGAACACTCAGATGACGACGTGATTGAATCTGCCTTATCTGAAATACGAGAGATTCTTGGTGTTCGGGGTGAGCCGGATTTCCTCCGATTGGTCCGCTACAACCGGGCGATGCCTCAATATACGGTTGGGCACCTGGATCGAGTCGCAGAAATTCGCAAGTGGGGAGCCGCATTCCCAAATCTAGGATTGTCCGGCAACGGGTTCGATGGCGTTGGAATTCCGGACTGTGTTCACAGTGGGGAGCAAGCAGCCGAGGCAGTCTGGCGGGCTGTCGTGACCCCGCAAGAAAAATCGGATTCAAATCCGGAGTGA
- a CDS encoding DUF6268 family outer membrane beta-barrel protein, whose protein sequence is MHITGNWIIGWLCVIVFPATLCAQNLPPSQFANPQTNQTQQRVQQLYSGSSARSPKQAILQILAEYEQPEEMPVRTAQYPIDSSIAEETYSPEEFVPHPEVYSTTPYSPPNLYEPGSAQCGCDGIEDCGNHAPFGLQWTKHRFTTTVLPGSDSGMGLTTLDLRTQLSLKDFPIVQVTPRFSAHFVDGPDVTDVPNELFDSAVDFSLFLPVNEQWIFLGGVSPGYFSDFKNSSSDAFRVTGRALFVYKKSKQTTLTLGIVYLNREDVSVLPAVGLTYIPEEIPDLKFEFMFPKPKISYRFEQSESRERWVYLGGELGGGTWAVQRTSGANDVLTYRDLRLAVGLEERILDNYSWFVEAGYVFSRELEYTSGPDYDLDETGMIRIGLVY, encoded by the coding sequence ATGCACATCACAGGAAACTGGATCATCGGCTGGCTCTGTGTGATTGTCTTTCCGGCAACACTTTGCGCCCAAAATCTGCCTCCATCTCAATTCGCAAATCCACAGACAAACCAAACTCAGCAGCGAGTCCAGCAACTCTATAGTGGAAGCTCTGCGAGGTCTCCCAAACAGGCCATCCTCCAGATTTTGGCAGAGTACGAACAACCTGAGGAAATGCCAGTCCGTACAGCGCAATATCCCATCGACTCGTCGATTGCCGAGGAGACTTACTCCCCAGAGGAATTTGTTCCGCATCCAGAAGTCTACTCAACGACTCCCTACTCACCACCGAATTTGTACGAACCTGGTTCTGCCCAATGCGGTTGTGATGGTATCGAAGATTGCGGCAATCATGCTCCGTTTGGTCTCCAATGGACCAAACATCGGTTCACCACTACGGTCTTACCCGGCTCTGACAGCGGCATGGGGCTGACCACTCTTGATTTACGAACTCAGCTCTCCCTGAAGGACTTCCCGATTGTTCAGGTGACTCCTCGGTTCAGCGCCCACTTCGTCGACGGTCCCGATGTGACAGATGTGCCGAACGAACTTTTCGACTCTGCAGTCGATTTTTCGTTATTTCTTCCCGTCAACGAGCAATGGATTTTCTTAGGAGGAGTTTCTCCGGGATACTTCAGCGATTTCAAAAACTCTTCATCCGACGCATTCCGCGTTACAGGGCGAGCACTCTTTGTCTACAAGAAATCAAAACAGACAACCCTCACGCTGGGAATTGTCTACCTGAATCGAGAAGACGTCAGCGTGTTGCCAGCTGTTGGACTCACTTATATCCCAGAGGAGATCCCGGACTTAAAATTCGAGTTCATGTTCCCCAAGCCGAAAATCTCTTATCGGTTCGAACAATCAGAAAGTCGGGAACGCTGGGTTTATCTCGGCGGGGAACTGGGTGGAGGAACGTGGGCAGTTCAACGGACAAGTGGAGCAAACGATGTCCTCACCTACAGAGACCTCAGACTTGCTGTCGGTTTGGAAGAAAGAATCCTCGACAACTACTCATGGTTCGTTGAAGCAGGCTACGTCTTCAGCCGCGAACTTGAGTACACATCCGGCCCCGACTATGACTTAGACGAGACCGGAATGATTCGCATCGGTTTGGTGTATTAG
- a CDS encoding IS110 family RNA-guided transposase, translating into MFYVGLDVHTTQITVCVLKNNGKVHKRWTVRELKQLIETLSKLTEPFQVCFEASCNYGWLSEALKKVALRVVVAHPGQLRLIFRSHKKNDRNDAEKLAKLLYVDQLPEVHVPPADVRAWRELVTFRKRTIEKRTRAKNGIRALLRSLGIKAPTRPGLWTKAGMQWLKELTFEQSLLAIKRDILVQEIDFLTTQVQRLETELKKFSRDNPAVFQLQSIPGVGLRTAETMVAFIDDPHRFKSSKQVGAYFGLVPTQDQSSDKNRLGHITRQGSAAARAMLTEAAWQAIRRSATVRAYFERIQRDDPARKKIALVATSHYLSRVMWAMLKHGTLWKEAVPAVSA; encoded by the coding sequence ATGTTTTACGTTGGATTAGACGTTCACACAACACAAATTACGGTTTGCGTCCTCAAGAACAACGGAAAGGTTCACAAGCGATGGACGGTTCGCGAGCTCAAGCAGTTGATCGAAACGCTTTCCAAGCTGACCGAGCCGTTTCAGGTCTGTTTCGAGGCGAGTTGCAATTACGGCTGGCTGTCCGAAGCACTCAAGAAAGTGGCTCTGCGGGTGGTGGTCGCGCATCCCGGACAACTCAGATTGATCTTCAGATCGCACAAGAAGAACGACCGCAACGATGCCGAAAAGCTCGCCAAGCTGTTGTATGTCGATCAACTTCCCGAGGTCCATGTCCCACCCGCCGACGTCCGGGCGTGGCGGGAATTGGTCACCTTCCGCAAGCGAACCATCGAAAAGCGAACCCGAGCCAAGAATGGAATTCGAGCCTTGTTAAGATCATTGGGAATCAAAGCTCCCACGCGACCTGGTCTCTGGACCAAAGCAGGGATGCAGTGGCTCAAAGAACTGACATTCGAACAATCGCTGCTGGCAATAAAACGAGACATACTTGTCCAGGAAATCGATTTTTTGACAACGCAGGTGCAAAGGCTCGAAACCGAATTGAAAAAATTCTCCCGGGACAACCCCGCTGTCTTTCAGCTGCAATCGATTCCGGGAGTTGGTCTGCGAACCGCCGAGACAATGGTCGCATTCATCGACGATCCGCATCGCTTCAAAAGCAGCAAACAGGTGGGAGCCTACTTCGGTCTGGTTCCGACCCAGGATCAATCGTCGGACAAGAACCGCCTGGGACACATCACTCGACAAGGCTCTGCGGCAGCTCGTGCGATGTTGACCGAAGCCGCCTGGCAAGCGATCCGCCGATCGGCAACGGTCCGAGCCTACTTCGAGAGAATTCAACGCGACGATCCGGCACGCAAGAAAATTGCCTTGGTGGCGACGTCACATTACTTGTCACGAGTCATGTGGGCGATGCTCAAACATGGCACACTTTGGAAAGAGGCCGTTCCTGCGGTCAGTGCCTGA
- a CDS encoding DUF1501 domain-containing protein codes for MQRRQFLVASGLGVAGLSFGRPVTAAPASKEERSSRKAKSTILFFLCGGSSHIDMWDMKPKAPLEYRGPFQPIQTSAPGVTLCEHLPMLAQQAHHLAIVNSVGATVNTNDHHAGYYYNLTGHIPDQSFITLGNNRTPFPDDWPFMGSVTASKLSQHPNLPNAITLPHMPSRAPYTRPGQFAARIGVEQDPLYVNGSLEEPLKFQAPSLSLEGGITAERMTTRFSLLNEVDSARRQFEGSTSMETLTLHQQRALSLILSSQATKAFNVSEESPKLQERYGKTINGMGLLLARRLVEAEVPFITVFWKGDSRRLAKKCRSAGSWDTHGNNFKCLEDDLLPEFDRGFSALIEDLSDRGLLDQTLLLVSSEMGRKPKIGDPRSGGAVGAGRDHWTHCLSNVLAGGGIRGGQTYGASDRYAEYPLDHPVTPANIAGTVYHSMGVSDLMATDKLGRPYHLLEDGDPITALF; via the coding sequence ATGCAACGTCGCCAGTTTTTAGTCGCCTCTGGGCTTGGAGTTGCCGGGCTTTCTTTTGGTCGTCCTGTCACTGCAGCCCCGGCATCAAAGGAAGAGCGTTCCTCTCGGAAGGCGAAGTCGACGATTCTGTTTTTCTTGTGCGGCGGCTCATCTCATATTGATATGTGGGATATGAAGCCGAAAGCTCCGCTGGAGTATCGAGGTCCATTTCAACCGATTCAAACCTCAGCTCCGGGAGTGACCTTGTGTGAGCATTTGCCAATGCTGGCCCAACAGGCTCATCATCTGGCGATTGTGAACTCCGTCGGAGCGACCGTGAATACAAATGATCATCATGCCGGGTACTACTACAACTTGACCGGACATATTCCGGACCAGTCATTTATCACTCTCGGAAACAATCGAACGCCGTTTCCCGACGACTGGCCGTTTATGGGATCGGTGACCGCGTCAAAACTTTCGCAGCATCCGAATCTTCCAAATGCGATCACCCTGCCCCACATGCCGAGTCGAGCTCCGTATACCAGGCCTGGGCAATTCGCAGCCAGAATCGGAGTCGAGCAAGATCCACTCTACGTGAATGGATCGCTGGAAGAGCCGCTCAAGTTTCAGGCACCTTCACTTTCTCTTGAAGGTGGGATTACTGCTGAGCGTATGACAACACGTTTTTCACTTCTCAATGAAGTCGATTCCGCCCGTCGCCAGTTCGAAGGCTCGACGTCGATGGAAACGCTGACTCTGCACCAACAGCGAGCACTTTCGCTGATCCTCTCTTCGCAGGCGACCAAAGCTTTCAACGTCTCTGAGGAGTCACCGAAACTTCAGGAACGATACGGGAAAACGATCAACGGAATGGGTTTGCTTCTGGCACGTCGGCTGGTCGAAGCAGAGGTTCCATTCATTACGGTTTTCTGGAAAGGTGACAGTCGTCGATTAGCGAAGAAGTGCCGGAGTGCCGGAAGTTGGGACACCCACGGCAACAACTTCAAATGTCTGGAAGATGACTTGCTTCCGGAATTTGATCGTGGATTTTCAGCCTTGATTGAGGATCTCTCGGATCGCGGATTGCTCGATCAGACTTTACTTTTGGTGAGTAGCGAGATGGGACGCAAACCAAAAATCGGTGACCCGCGTTCAGGTGGAGCAGTCGGAGCTGGTCGCGATCACTGGACACACTGCTTGTCAAATGTTCTTGCCGGCGGCGGAATTCGCGGCGGGCAAACTTACGGAGCCAGTGACCGTTACGCAGAGTACCCGCTGGATCACCCCGTCACCCCTGCCAACATCGCCGGAACCGTGTACCACTCCATGGGAGTCAGCGACTTGATGGCGACCGATAAACTCGGCAGACCGTACCATTTACTGGAAGATGGTGACCCGATCACGGCACTCTTTTAA